The following DNA comes from Tachypleus tridentatus isolate NWPU-2018 chromosome 9, ASM421037v1, whole genome shotgun sequence.
ATACTGTAAAACAGATCAAATCAGTTAACAGTAGTACTGTTTAACAGGTATTAGGATATGTTAAGCTGAGTTATGCATTGTATTTCTTACAATTGtatgaattaaattaaaaaaacaacaacaacacgacaacatagtacatgtacatagatatttaaaatattctttcacaTTGGAGAAAAGAAACAGGGAAATCACAACTGTCTTCTATAACATAAGATAAAGGCTTCAAATACATGTATAcagttgtataaaaatatatgcaCAATAAAAAATCATAATGAAAACACATGCACTTGATGAATTAATATAAAGTAGTTAGTTACCTGATAAGAACCTATAATATGAAGTACTTTAAAAAAAGGTACAATGAAGTTATGGTGCATCAAATGTCAGTAGAAAAACTGCtcattataaactaaacaaaaatatgtcaaacaactTCTGAGTTAACCTGAACAGCATCATTAAATTTTTTCTAGTCCaaattttagtttcattaatttGATCTTGATAACTGGTTGGTTACAAGAATACTTACTAGTTACGTAGAATTACAAGTATGGAATAACCCTGGGATACAATAAGGTGTAGTTTAACAATCATCTTGAACTATATCAGAAACAGGAGGCTTTTTCAAGGCTCCCATGAACAACACTGACTTGTACTTATTTTCTAGAATCAAGAAAACAAAAGGATGGTTAGCTGTAAATTCTACAACCTCTCTAATAAGCATGCACCGTTTTTGTAAGATAACTCCAGTGGCTGCAGCTGCTTCAGTACCTTCTTCACTGACATCTAAAAAAGCTCTTGTGAACCACTTCTCCTACAAATAGATCCTGTTGCCCAGTAATCCCAGACAAGTCAGCTTTATCATGTTGAAACATGTCTTCCATCCCGATTCTTGAAAGTTGTTTCTTCATGGATATATTTTCCTCAAGATGAAATTTTGGTAACGAAACACGAACATTTCCTTTAACCATATTTTTAATCAATTCTTTAATTGCATTATTGGATAAAGATTTCTCTAGAGCCTCCAGTCCTTCTATTGCATTAGGAAGAAGAATAACCATGCTTACAAGACCATTTCTGTAAGGCAATTCTAAGGCTGAGCAACTCAGTTCTTCGCTCACTCCATATCGAAAACTGTGTTCCTGATACATCATGTGAACGTTTACAGCTTccttttcagaaatgtaaaacaatttcttGTGGGTGGTTCCTTTAGCAAATTCTCGAGCCCAATTTCCTTTGAAGTAGATGGCACTGGTCAAAACCATTCGGGTTAGAGGAGTGATCAGATCTTTGGTAATCAAATCACTAATCTTCCCTTTTGTGGTCCTTTCTACCCAGGAGTTGATCTCATTCATAGATCCACTGGGATCCTTTTGAAAGTCAACCGTCCCAAGATCActatcataaaatatttctaaagcaGAGCTATAACTGCTTAGAACATTCATTCCAGTCTGAGCAAAGATACGATTTGCTAACTCAAGTATCAAGTTTCCCTCCTCTTCCTTTTTCAACACCAGCAGAAAGTCTCTGAAACCATGGTGAACCTCATCTTCTGCTAGACTGGACACTCCTAGAGCACTTCTTATCTGTTCTGCTGTCTTGTTTTTAGAACCAGCTAAAGTCATGCCTAATGATAGTGCAATATTAACTGGAGAAAAAAAGATGTTCTGGTTTGGACTTTCAAGTAAAACTGCCTGATACAAATTGATGGCAAAGTCTGTGCAGCCTCTGGCCACCTGAGATGTACACATATTCTCTCCTGGCTTTACCTGGATTTCCATATTTTTCTCACAGTTGCAAAGccctaaaaatgaaaaaatgtttccattagtACAGGCTCATATCACACTAGTAAAACacattgtgtatttaatattaagttttgtttagtatttaaaacattttgtgagaccatccaaaaaagttaaaatcattATATGTGAAAGTTTTGGGAACCATTTAAATACAATGAACATTCACTATAATATTAGTATACCTCATGAAATATGCTAGTCTGAACACAAATCATACATAAAcaactgtatattaaacattataaacctGTTTACACAATACTTTGAACAAGTTAGTCCACATTTATGTTTGATTtgttcagtaagaaaaaaaagttcATAAAAACACAAGTACATAAATCtgataattaaacattaaactaaTCTAGTTCACAAGTATATACACTTGTGTACAAAATTAACTCATTAACCTTGTATATTACAGACTGAAAAACCATAatgcagaagaagaaaataaccacataaaataatgttttgggacaacaaAAGACCTACTTGTCCACCTCAGCTGTTCCATTCTCTAagctaaaataaaactataaaataaatttaaaaaaaattcttaaagccAGTCCTATTCAacatgactgaaatattatacgaAATGCTTAATGAATCTGACACCTAAATGAAAGCACATATTTTGTCACTTCTCTtgcaaaattttttatttaaaatgttaaatacaagtCAAAGTCTTACAATTTGTTCCATAATCACACTAGTTATTAATATATGAACATTATAAACTTTACCAATCTATAGATACTCTAATCTTGTATATATGATACAACTGCAGTATTTGGTCGGGTAAGAAAATAATAGTCTTGGTATGGATTTCCTTTCACCTGCTTCTCTCAGCACAAAGTCAAGATTGTAAACTTTTGTATGGTGCTAGTCTCCAAAGCTTATAGAAATAACTCATTCTCTAAGCTGAATTCATCACTATGGaggattttaatttcaggaacaCAAACTGGCTGAAAACCACAAGGGAAACGGATATAAAAACTGTTCAGGATGATTTCCTTCCCTAATTAGTTACAGAACATGTTGGGAACAATGCTGTTTTACGCTTAATGTTTCTTCTATAGAAATAGCTGAGAGAGTAGAACATTTAGTGCATGTGATCCTCGGTCATTTAGGGTTTATGTTTTACTGCTACTCTGGGTGAAAAAAACTCCATTAATTGATGTAACTGACTACTTATGATCATCAATTACCTCAATTTTGTCAAGAAATAACTTATACAAGTTATTCTTccttcttataattatttttaataattccaACTATACAAGTGAAACATCGCcattacaattattttcaacTAATTAAAGGATGTTCAACTTCTATTATCATGACTCAAAAACAATCAACCATTTGaaagtgtttttgattattccTGTCTCcaagtgggacagtggtatgtttCAGAGTCGACAGTACTAAAATCTAGTGTTCAATTCTCCATGATGGGCACAATAGATAACCAATTGTGa
Coding sequences within:
- the LOC143226603 gene encoding LOW QUALITY PROTEIN: leukocyte elastase inhibitor-like (The sequence of the model RefSeq protein was modified relative to this genomic sequence to represent the inferred CDS: deleted 1 base in 1 codon), which gives rise to MEIQVKPGENMCTSQVARGCTDFAINLYQAVLLESPNQNIFFSPVNIALSLGMTLAGSKNKTAEQIRSALGVSSLAEDEVHHGFRDFLLVLKKEEEGNLILELANRIFAQTGMNVLSSYSSALEIFYDSDLGTVDFQKDPSGSMNEINSWVERTTKGKISDLITKDLITPLTRMVLTSAIYFKGNWAREFAKGTTHKKLFYISEKEAVNVHMMYQEHSFRYGVSEELSCSALELPYRNGLVSMVILLPNAIEGLEALEKSLSNNAIKELIKNMVKGNVRVSLPKFHLEENISMKKQLSRIGMEDMFQHDKADLSGITGQQDLFVGEVVHKAFLDVSEEGTEAAAATGVILQKRCMLIREVVEFTANHPFVFLILENKYKSVLFMGALKKPPVSDIVQDDC